The Altererythrobacter sp. CAU 1644 genome has a window encoding:
- a CDS encoding NRDE family protein, whose product MCVAAVAWNAHPDWQLVAIGNRDEFHQRPAAPLARWDDPEGVIAGRDLQSGGTWLGVTEAGRFVLVTNLRGYGAPDPSRRSRGELVTGLLAGKHDGDDLQQYNPFNIIEISGSQARFLTNRPEDTAANLPHGIYGLSNGRLDEPWAKTLQSKGAMLDWLGEEDSGFAPLFDVLADDSLDAFGTQPITPSDVAIEPSETPPFIRHSLYGTRCSTVVTVDREGIGRIVERRFDASGRPTGETEIGFGWPRIGAWP is encoded by the coding sequence GTGTGCGTCGCCGCCGTCGCCTGGAATGCCCATCCGGATTGGCAACTGGTCGCGATCGGCAATCGCGACGAATTCCATCAGCGCCCCGCCGCCCCGCTCGCCCGCTGGGACGACCCAGAAGGCGTCATCGCCGGGCGCGACCTGCAATCGGGCGGGACCTGGCTCGGGGTGACAGAGGCAGGACGGTTCGTGCTGGTGACCAACTTGCGCGGCTATGGCGCGCCCGATCCGTCGCGGCGATCGCGCGGGGAACTGGTGACGGGATTGCTCGCCGGAAAGCACGACGGGGACGACCTGCAGCAGTACAACCCGTTCAACATCATCGAGATCTCGGGGTCACAGGCGCGATTCCTCACCAACCGGCCAGAGGACACCGCCGCTAATCTGCCGCACGGAATCTACGGGCTCTCGAACGGGCGGCTGGACGAACCATGGGCGAAGACGTTGCAGTCGAAGGGCGCTATGCTCGATTGGCTCGGCGAAGAAGATTCCGGCTTCGCGCCGCTGTTCGACGTACTCGCGGATGACAGCCTCGACGCTTTCGGAACCCAACCAATCACGCCATCGGACGTCGCCATCGAACCCAGCGAAACGCCGCCCTTTATCCGTCACTCGCTCTACGGCACGCGCTGCTCAACTGTCGTCACCGTCGATCGCGAAGGCATCGGGCGGATCGTAGAGCGCCGATTTGACGCTTCGGGGCGGCCAACCGGTGAAACCGAGATCGGTTTTGGCTGGCCTAGAATTGGCGCTTGGCCCTGA
- the radC gene encoding RadC family protein: MPQAEEKFGKSAADHGGTGHRARLRERLLRGGAEALADYEVLEYLLFAGIRQGDTKPVAKALLARFGSLAGVLNADPGALQQVKGVGETSAAALKSVALAARRMARAEVREQPVLGSWQALLDYLSIDMAHLTVERVRVLYLDTRNRLIDDHHVGDGSIDEAAIHPREVIRRAMDVGASALILVHNHPSGNPEPSRADIQITQRIAEAGRLLGVTVHDHVIIGRGGHVSLRSKGLI; this comes from the coding sequence TTGCCGCAAGCTGAAGAAAAATTTGGCAAATCCGCAGCGGACCATGGCGGGACCGGGCACCGTGCGCGTTTGCGCGAGCGTCTGTTGCGTGGCGGGGCGGAGGCGCTCGCGGACTACGAAGTCCTCGAATATCTGTTGTTTGCAGGGATACGCCAGGGTGACACGAAGCCGGTGGCCAAGGCACTGCTGGCACGGTTCGGCTCGCTGGCGGGCGTGCTCAATGCCGATCCCGGCGCGCTGCAACAGGTCAAGGGCGTGGGCGAGACATCCGCAGCCGCGCTCAAGAGCGTGGCGCTGGCCGCCCGCCGCATGGCCCGCGCCGAAGTGCGGGAGCAGCCGGTGTTGGGAAGCTGGCAGGCACTGCTCGACTACCTCAGCATCGACATGGCCCACCTGACCGTCGAGCGCGTCCGCGTGCTCTACCTCGATACGCGCAACCGGCTGATCGACGATCATCACGTCGGCGACGGTTCAATCGATGAAGCCGCGATCCACCCGCGCGAGGTGATTCGCCGCGCGATGGATGTCGGCGCGAGCGCTTTGATCCTGGTTCACAACCATCCCAGCGGCAATCCCGAGCCCAGCCGTGCCGACATCCAGATTACCCAACGCATCGCGGAGGCCGGGCGCCTGCTCGGCGTGACGGTCCACGACCACGTGATCATCGGACGCGGGGGTCATGTCAGCTTGCGTTCGAAGGGTCTGATCTAG
- a CDS encoding YnbE family lipoprotein — protein MTHAELTQARSAATHPSMQGNSSLRSMCRPVGLLLLGAVALSGCVSVEAPDKPIVIELNINIRQEVIYRLAEDAGNTIEENADIF, from the coding sequence ATGACACATGCCGAATTGACCCAGGCTCGCAGTGCTGCGACACACCCCTCGATGCAGGGGAATAGTTCATTGCGAAGCATGTGTCGGCCGGTTGGGCTGTTGTTGCTCGGCGCGGTTGCGTTGTCCGGATGCGTCTCTGTCGAGGCACCGGACAAGCCAATCGTGATCGAACTCAACATCAACATCCGGCAGGAAGTGATCTACCGGCTCGCGGAGGACGCGGGCAACACGATTGAAGAGAACGCAGATATTTTCTGA
- a CDS encoding F0F1 ATP synthase subunit C encodes MDAEAAKLVGAGLAAIGAGMAAIGVGNVFGSFLESALRNPGAADGQQGRLFIGFAAAELLGLLAFVVAMILIFVA; translated from the coding sequence ATGGACGCAGAAGCAGCCAAGCTCGTTGGTGCTGGCCTCGCAGCAATCGGTGCCGGCATGGCCGCCATCGGCGTGGGTAACGTTTTCGGCTCGTTCCTCGAGTCGGCTCTCCGTAACCCGGGTGCAGCAGACGGCCAGCAGGGCCGCCTGTTCATCGGCTTCGCCGCAGCCGAACTTCTCGGCCTGCTGGCCTTCGTCGTCGCGATGATCCTGATCTTCGTCGCCTGA
- a CDS encoding F0F1 ATP synthase subunit A: protein MHQFTIEPLFGSQGWEVAGLNIAFTNSALWMLITTVILWIFVAGGMKRELVPGRWQMMVETFTGFIDDMLEANIGKEGRKYVPYIFSLFMFILFANLLGLLPLGVVGLHPFTFTSHFTVTGVLAIISFSIVLIVGFWKHGFHFFSLFVPHGTPLPMIPIIFPIELISFLVRPFSLALRLFVAMMAGHVLLKVLSSFVIGGINAGAGFAALVSIPSFALMIGISALEILVAGIQAYVFALLTSLYINDAENLH, encoded by the coding sequence ATGCATCAATTCACCATCGAGCCGTTGTTCGGCTCGCAGGGGTGGGAAGTTGCCGGACTCAACATCGCATTCACCAACTCCGCGCTGTGGATGTTGATCACCACCGTGATCCTGTGGATCTTCGTCGCGGGCGGCATGAAGCGTGAGCTCGTGCCAGGCCGCTGGCAGATGATGGTGGAGACCTTCACCGGCTTCATCGACGATATGCTGGAAGCGAACATCGGCAAGGAAGGGCGAAAATACGTGCCTTATATCTTCAGCCTTTTCATGTTCATCCTGTTCGCCAACCTGCTCGGCCTGTTGCCGTTGGGCGTGGTCGGGCTGCACCCGTTCACCTTCACGAGCCACTTCACCGTCACCGGTGTCCTGGCCATCATCAGCTTCTCGATCGTCCTGATCGTCGGCTTCTGGAAGCACGGCTTCCATTTCTTCAGCCTGTTCGTGCCGCACGGCACGCCGCTGCCGATGATCCCGATTATCTTTCCGATCGAGCTGATCTCCTTCCTGGTCCGGCCCTTCAGCCTCGCGCTGCGACTGTTCGTCGCGATGATGGCCGGGCACGTCCTGCTCAAGGTGCTGTCGAGCTTCGTGATCGGCGGTATCAACGCGGGCGCCGGTTTTGCCGCCCTGGTTAGCATTCCCAGCTTTGCCCTCATGATCGGCATCAGCGCGCTGGAAATCCTGGTCGCCGGCATCCAGGCATATGTTTTCGCTCTCCTGACGTCGCTCTACATCAACGACGCAGAGAACCTTCACTAA
- a CDS encoding YdbL family protein gives MTSLRKLALGGALAVTAIAGIATPALAQRDPAYDAARSSGKVGEKMDGYLGVVGTATTDLQRLVDDINIKRRAVYAEKARANNATLEEYALTAGCLAIARTVPGEKYQAPDGSWQTRTSAAPQRDSRCP, from the coding sequence ATGACTTCGCTTCGCAAATTGGCCCTTGGTGGCGCACTTGCCGTGACTGCCATCGCCGGTATCGCCACTCCCGCGCTCGCCCAGCGCGACCCCGCTTATGATGCCGCCCGCAGCTCGGGAAAGGTCGGTGAGAAGATGGACGGCTACCTCGGGGTTGTCGGCACCGCTACCACAGACCTGCAGCGCCTGGTGGATGACATCAATATCAAGCGCCGCGCCGTTTATGCCGAGAAGGCGAGGGCGAATAACGCCACGCTCGAGGAGTACGCGCTCACCGCCGGCTGTCTCGCGATTGCGCGCACGGTTCCGGGCGAGAAGTACCAGGCACCCGATGGCAGCTGGCAGACCCGGACCAGCGCTGCACCGCAGCGCGATTCGCGTTGTCCGTAG
- a CDS encoding intermembrane phospholipid transport protein YdbH family protein codes for MADAEEPILEPESSRRLWPRRKRWRTLIVFCALIFGGILLGWLSRERIATNIIEDQLQQMGLPATYDVGEIRPDHQVLENVVIGDPDQPDLTIERVKVHLRYRFGTPAIGRVELVRPRLFGSYRKGKLSFGSLDPVIFAESDEPPGLPDLDLLLVDGRALIETDYGPIGIKAEGEGELDDGFRGIIAAVAPNPAGGGCRAERASLYSRVVVGGGKPKLEGPLRLRSLICEQGPRVAGLDTQVEAVIDKDLAGLTATVGVDGKRLGYADYTARALGGSVVIDWRKGLLNAKYDLAARSFDSPQVGLDRLALEGNLRARNDFDRAELEAKLAGESLALGPAFNETLAGLRESGKDTLLAPLLGRMQTGLANELPGGEIFGELSLRKSGKRYSGAVPNFRIEGASGVTLFALSQAQFSTQGEGAPRLTGNIFTGGANIPNIRGRMERGSNGALAMRLRMEEFGARDSALAIPELVISQSPNGALGFAGEVRATGPIPGGAVRSLTLPVSGNWSAAGGLSMWRKCTDIRFDQLRLADLSLARHGLRLCPSSGNPIVKYDRGGLKVAAGIPALDLSGLLADTPLRLRSGAIGFAWPGAMSAKNVDIALGPAPTASRFTISELDATFGDEIGGRFNDADVSLDAVPLDLRNVQGNWRYAGGVLAINDANFRLIDREAEARFKPLEARDGSLTLQDNIIDAQAELRHPGSDRIVTAVTIRHNLGTSSGFADLDVAGLKFDEALQPEDLTELAKGVIALADGTVTGTGRIDWNEREITSSGAFSSDGIDFAAAFGPVKGASGTIVFDDLLNLTTAPGQTLKIASVNPGIEVFDGEISFDYRDGQFLSVRQGTWPFMGGTLTLRPVDLNLGISEQRSYVFVIEGLDAGVFVAKMELGNISASGTFDGEVPITFDIDGNGKIDGGQLVSRPPGGNLSYVGELTYEDMGTMANFAFQSLRSLDYQVMTVNMNGNLAGEIITEVRFEGVSQGEGTKKNFFTRQIAGLPLEFRVNIRAAFAQLLTNLRSLYDPAFVKDPRELGLLTDDGRRLQRQVSPPPEAIKPEDLIPDESPVQNQESESMP; via the coding sequence ATGGCGGACGCCGAAGAGCCAATTTTAGAACCCGAGTCTTCGCGTCGCCTCTGGCCGAGGCGCAAACGTTGGCGCACGCTGATCGTATTTTGCGCCCTTATTTTCGGCGGTATCCTGCTCGGCTGGCTGTCGCGCGAGCGCATCGCGACCAACATCATCGAAGATCAATTGCAGCAGATGGGGCTGCCGGCGACCTATGATGTCGGCGAGATCAGGCCGGACCACCAGGTGCTCGAAAATGTCGTGATCGGCGATCCCGACCAGCCGGACCTCACCATCGAGCGCGTCAAGGTGCATCTGCGCTATCGGTTCGGCACCCCGGCCATCGGCAGGGTCGAACTGGTGCGGCCGCGCCTGTTCGGCAGCTATCGCAAGGGCAAGCTGAGCTTCGGATCGCTCGACCCGGTGATCTTCGCGGAGAGCGATGAGCCGCCGGGACTGCCCGACCTCGATCTGCTGCTGGTCGACGGACGCGCTCTGATCGAAACAGATTATGGCCCGATCGGCATCAAGGCTGAGGGCGAAGGCGAACTCGACGATGGTTTCCGCGGCATTATTGCGGCGGTTGCGCCCAATCCTGCAGGGGGTGGGTGCCGCGCGGAACGCGCAAGCCTTTATTCTCGGGTGGTCGTGGGCGGAGGCAAGCCGAAGCTGGAGGGCCCATTGCGGCTCCGCTCGCTCATCTGCGAGCAGGGGCCGCGGGTTGCCGGGCTCGATACCCAGGTCGAGGCGGTGATCGACAAGGATCTGGCGGGACTAACCGCGACTGTCGGCGTCGATGGCAAGCGGCTGGGATATGCTGACTACACCGCCCGCGCGCTGGGCGGGTCGGTGGTGATCGACTGGCGCAAGGGGTTGCTCAACGCCAAGTACGATCTTGCCGCGCGGTCATTCGATAGCCCGCAAGTGGGGCTCGATCGGCTCGCGCTCGAAGGGAACTTGCGCGCCCGCAACGACTTCGACCGCGCCGAACTGGAGGCCAAGCTTGCCGGTGAGAGCCTGGCATTGGGCCCGGCGTTCAACGAAACCCTGGCTGGGTTGAGAGAAAGCGGGAAGGACACCCTGCTCGCGCCCCTGCTGGGCCGCATGCAGACAGGATTGGCTAACGAGCTGCCCGGAGGCGAGATCTTCGGCGAGCTGTCCCTGCGCAAGTCCGGCAAGAGGTACAGCGGTGCGGTGCCCAATTTCCGCATCGAAGGCGCTAGTGGCGTCACCCTGTTCGCGCTGTCGCAGGCGCAGTTCAGCACGCAGGGCGAGGGCGCGCCGCGGCTTACCGGGAACATCTTTACCGGCGGGGCCAATATTCCGAATATCAGGGGCCGGATGGAGCGCGGCTCGAACGGCGCGCTGGCTATGCGTTTGAGGATGGAAGAGTTCGGCGCCAGGGATAGCGCGCTTGCGATCCCCGAACTGGTCATCTCCCAGTCCCCCAATGGTGCGCTTGGATTTGCCGGAGAGGTGCGGGCCACTGGCCCTATTCCGGGCGGGGCCGTGCGCTCGCTGACCCTGCCGGTAAGCGGCAACTGGTCGGCCGCCGGTGGGCTGTCTATGTGGCGCAAGTGTACTGACATTCGCTTCGACCAGCTGAGGCTGGCCGATCTTTCGCTTGCGAGGCACGGACTCAGGCTCTGTCCCTCGAGCGGAAACCCCATCGTCAAATACGATCGGGGCGGGCTGAAGGTGGCCGCAGGTATTCCGGCGCTCGACCTCAGTGGGTTGCTGGCGGACACCCCCCTCAGGCTGCGGAGCGGGGCGATTGGCTTCGCCTGGCCCGGGGCCATGTCGGCCAAGAACGTGGATATCGCCCTGGGTCCGGCGCCGACGGCCAGCCGGTTCACGATCAGCGAGCTTGATGCAACCTTCGGCGACGAGATCGGTGGTCGCTTCAACGACGCCGACGTCTCGCTCGACGCAGTTCCGCTCGACCTGCGGAACGTCCAGGGCAACTGGCGCTATGCCGGCGGGGTGCTGGCGATCAACGATGCCAACTTCCGTCTCATCGACCGCGAGGCCGAGGCACGGTTCAAGCCGCTCGAGGCACGCGACGGCTCGCTGACCCTGCAGGACAACATCATCGACGCGCAGGCGGAGTTGCGCCATCCCGGCAGCGACAGGATCGTTACCGCAGTGACGATTCGTCACAACCTCGGCACGAGCTCAGGCTTTGCCGATCTCGATGTCGCGGGGCTGAAGTTCGACGAGGCTCTCCAGCCAGAGGATCTGACCGAACTGGCCAAGGGCGTGATCGCTCTGGCCGACGGTACGGTGACGGGTACCGGCCGGATCGACTGGAACGAGCGCGAAATAACAAGCTCGGGAGCCTTTTCCAGCGATGGCATCGACTTTGCGGCTGCCTTCGGGCCGGTGAAGGGCGCGAGCGGGACGATTGTATTCGACGATCTGCTCAACCTCACGACCGCGCCGGGGCAGACGCTCAAGATCGCCTCGGTCAACCCCGGGATCGAGGTCTTCGACGGAGAGATTTCGTTCGATTATCGCGACGGGCAGTTCCTGTCGGTGCGCCAGGGCACCTGGCCCTTCATGGGCGGAACGCTGACCCTCCGCCCGGTCGATCTCAACCTCGGCATCAGTGAGCAGCGCAGCTATGTCTTCGTGATCGAAGGGCTCGATGCAGGTGTTTTCGTCGCCAAGATGGAACTCGGCAACATCAGTGCTTCCGGCACTTTCGATGGTGAAGTGCCGATCACCTTCGACATCGACGGCAATGGCAAGATCGATGGCGGACAGCTGGTCTCACGTCCTCCTGGAGGAAATCTCTCTTACGTCGGCGAACTGACCTACGAGGACATGGGGACGATGGCGAATTTCGCCTTCCAGTCGCTCCGCTCGCTCGATTACCAGGTCATGACCGTGAACATGAACGGCAATCTCGCCGGCGAAATCATCACCGAAGTCCGGTTCGAGGGCGTCAGCCAGGGCGAGGGCACCAAGAAGAACTTCTTCACCAGGCAGATTGCCGGGTTGCCGCTGGAGTTCCGCGTGAATATCCGCGCCGCCTTTGCGCAATTGCTGACAAACCTGCGCTCGCTCTACGATCCCGCCTTCGTAAAGGATCCACGCGAACTTGGCCTCCTGACCGACGATGGCCGGCGGCTGCAGCGCCAGGTTTCTCCTCCGCCCGAGGCAATCAAGCCCGAAGACCTCATTCCCGATGAATCACCCGTTCAGAACCAGGAAAGCGAGAGCATGCCATGA
- a CDS encoding AtpZ/AtpI family protein, producing MSDEKPAREPIAEDARIDALEERLKAAREREEQRNRPQVSGADANYRSGNRVLADLLGGILGGAVIGWSIDYFAGTSPWGLLVMLFFGIVVAFRNIIRAANTRPDDSE from the coding sequence ATGAGCGACGAGAAACCCGCACGGGAACCCATCGCTGAGGATGCGCGGATCGACGCGCTCGAAGAGCGGCTAAAGGCCGCACGCGAGCGTGAAGAGCAGCGCAACCGACCGCAGGTTTCGGGCGCCGATGCGAACTATCGCAGCGGCAACCGGGTACTGGCGGATCTCCTCGGTGGGATTCTCGGTGGCGCTGTTATCGGCTGGTCGATCGACTATTTCGCCGGAACGTCGCCCTGGGGTCTGTTGGTGATGCTGTTCTTCGGAATCGTCGTCGCCTTCAGGAACATTATTCGTGCGGCGAACACTCGCCCCGACGATTCCGAATAG